The following proteins come from a genomic window of Yinghuangia sp. ASG 101:
- a CDS encoding exonuclease domain-containing protein: protein MLTRIDGKWTTYCKDCEPKPVAPARGGHEGWHQRLLAAFDLETSGVDVRNDFIVTAAVCDTAGNRRTWLVHPGDREIPAEATAVHGVGTEHARAHGRPAVECLDEIADTLAGYLAAGTPVAVYNAVFDLTLLEAELRRHDRTPLARRVPVLGPIVDPLVIDKQLDRFRRGKRTLEATTAFYGVSLADAHTADADAEACLRLAVELGARHPKLAALDVRALHNEQRTWAAEQAASFQAYLDRRKPGHGEHIVGDWPVAPPEASAKGEAEAAHVVAPRPAQATVETSEVTS, encoded by the coding sequence GTGTTGACCCGGATCGACGGAAAATGGACGACGTACTGCAAGGACTGCGAGCCCAAACCGGTCGCCCCCGCGCGCGGCGGCCACGAGGGCTGGCACCAAAGGCTGCTGGCCGCCTTCGACTTGGAGACGTCGGGGGTCGACGTCCGCAACGACTTCATCGTCACCGCCGCGGTGTGCGACACCGCCGGCAACCGCCGCACCTGGCTCGTGCACCCGGGCGACCGCGAGATCCCGGCCGAGGCGACCGCGGTGCACGGCGTCGGCACCGAGCACGCACGCGCACACGGGCGCCCGGCGGTCGAATGCCTCGACGAGATCGCCGACACCCTCGCCGGATACCTCGCGGCGGGCACCCCCGTCGCCGTCTACAACGCGGTGTTCGACCTGACCCTCCTGGAGGCGGAGCTGCGCCGCCACGACCGCACGCCCCTCGCACGCCGCGTGCCCGTCCTCGGCCCGATCGTCGACCCGCTCGTCATCGACAAGCAGCTCGACCGGTTCCGGCGCGGCAAGCGGACGCTGGAGGCGACCACCGCCTTCTACGGCGTCTCCCTCGCGGACGCGCACACCGCCGACGCCGACGCCGAGGCGTGCCTGCGCCTGGCGGTGGAACTCGGCGCGCGCCACCCGAAGTTGGCCGCGCTCGACGTACGCGCACTGCACAACGAGCAGCGCACATGGGCCGCCGAACAGGCGGCGTCGTTCCAGGCGTACCTTGATCGGAGGAAGCCCGGACACGGCGAACACATCGTGGGCGACTGGCCGGTGGCACCGCCGGAGGCGTCGGCCAAAGGAGAGGCTGAGGCGGCTCACGTGGTGGCTCCGCGTCCGGCTCAGGCCACTGTGGAGACATCTGAGGTGACGTCATGA
- a CDS encoding amidohydrolase family protein has product MSTADRGSPETSGPALHVVGPILAGPEPEDVRDELWVLDGRITFERPRHTETATVRGWVLPGLVDAHCHVGLDDHGAVDEATTERQALADRDSGALLLRDAGSAADTRWIDGREDLPRLIRAGRHLARPRRYIRNFAHEIEPGDLTAYVLQEAHRGDGWVKLVGDWIDRERGDLAPCWPYDALKEAIDAAHAVGARVTAHCFAEDSLPDLVAAGIDCVEHATGLTEAMIPEFAARGVAIVPTLVNIATFPGIADGASAKFPAYAAHMRALHENRYATVRAAHDAGIPIYVGTDAGGSLAHGLVGSEVMELVRAGLPTKAAISAASWSARAWLGRPGLEEGASADFVVYDADPRDDAEVLLHPRSVVLRGAAR; this is encoded by the coding sequence ATGAGCACAGCAGACCGGGGGAGTCCGGAGACGAGCGGGCCCGCGCTGCACGTGGTGGGACCGATCCTCGCCGGCCCCGAGCCGGAGGACGTCCGCGACGAACTGTGGGTGCTGGACGGCCGCATCACGTTCGAACGACCGCGCCACACCGAAACCGCCACCGTGCGCGGCTGGGTGCTGCCCGGCCTGGTCGACGCGCACTGCCACGTCGGTCTCGACGACCACGGCGCGGTCGACGAGGCCACCACCGAACGCCAGGCACTCGCCGACCGCGACTCCGGCGCGCTGCTGCTGCGCGACGCCGGGTCGGCCGCCGACACGCGCTGGATCGACGGCCGCGAGGACCTGCCCCGGCTCATCCGCGCCGGCCGCCACCTCGCCCGCCCCCGGCGCTACATCCGCAACTTCGCCCACGAGATCGAACCGGGCGACCTGACCGCGTACGTCCTCCAGGAGGCCCACCGCGGCGACGGGTGGGTCAAGCTCGTCGGCGACTGGATCGACCGCGAACGCGGCGACCTCGCGCCCTGCTGGCCCTACGACGCGCTCAAGGAGGCCATCGACGCCGCCCACGCCGTCGGCGCCCGGGTGACCGCGCACTGCTTCGCGGAGGACTCCCTGCCCGACCTGGTCGCGGCCGGGATCGACTGCGTCGAACACGCGACCGGCCTGACCGAGGCCATGATCCCCGAATTCGCCGCACGCGGCGTCGCGATCGTCCCGACGCTGGTCAACATCGCGACGTTCCCCGGCATCGCCGACGGCGCGTCCGCGAAGTTCCCGGCCTACGCGGCCCATATGCGGGCGCTGCACGAAAACCGCTACGCCACCGTGCGGGCGGCCCACGACGCCGGCATCCCGATCTACGTCGGCACCGACGCGGGCGGATCACTGGCCCACGGCCTGGTCGGCAGCGAGGTCATGGAGCTGGTCCGCGCGGGCCTGCCGACGAAGGCCGCCATCTCCGCCGCCTCCTGGTCGGCGCGCGCCTGGCTCGGGCGACCCGGCCTGGAGGAGGGCGCGTCCGCCGACTTCGTGGTCTACGACGCCGACCCGCGCGACGACGCCGAAGTGCTGCTGCACCCGAGGTCCGTGGTGCTGCGCGGCGCCGCACGATGA